A genomic stretch from Hemicordylus capensis ecotype Gifberg chromosome 5, rHemCap1.1.pri, whole genome shotgun sequence includes:
- the LOC128327345 gene encoding apolipoprotein L2-like gives MATKEWPVYEEDFAYDADIEDFEYDDNLWVSELLLDNLDHKQLLSFPDEERKYMEMLENTTELEREEHAREDIIKFLTEFPAQREEIERCIQCLHKMADSIDETHKKCTIASIAANSTSASSGILTILGLTLAPFTAGGSLVLTATGIGLGTVAGAAALSATIYESVNNSKEQKKAQELTNNCRRSLRMEMSPDETDFSFESPPNENDVGEGIKNLISTVAIQAPRVYKNVKGIKTNVQALKYARANPAMKALAKRAAAAGSTSQGTIRGIQKVRKAFAGTTLAMSKGARLLGAASAGVFLLFDAYSIAQDAKHLTEGAEAETATEIRAKASKLEEQLWNLNRLYEELKGTV, from the exons ATGGCCACCAAAGAATGGCCAGTTTATGAAG aAGATTTTGCGTATGACGCCGACATAGAAGATTTTGAGTATGATGACAACTTGTGGGTCTCAGAGCTTCTGCTGGATAATCTGGATCACAAACAACTGCTGAGTTTCCCTGATGAGGAAAGGAAATACATGGAGATGTTGGAGAATACAACTGAACTTGAGAG GGAGGAACATGCTAGAGAAGATATCATCAAGTTTCTGACAGAATTTCCTGCCCAGAGAGAAGAGATAGAAAGGTGCATCCAATGCCTTCACAAAATGGCAGACAGCATCGATGAGACCCATAAGAAGTGTACCATAGCCAGCATTGCTGCCAACTCTACAAGCGCCTCCTCTGGCATCTTGACCATTCTGGGGCTGACCTTGGCCCCTTTCACAGCAGGTGGGAGTCTGGTACTGACAGCCACTGGGATAGGCCTTGGGACAGTGGCAGGAGCTGCTGCCCTTTCTGCTACCATATATGAAAGTGTTAATAATTCAAAGGAACAGAAAAAAGCACAAGAGCTGACGAACAACTGCAGGAGAAGCCTAAGAATGGAGATGTCCCCTGACGAAACAGATTTCAGCTTTGAATCGCCCCCAAATGAGAATGatgtgggagaaggcataaaAAACCTTATTTCTACAGTTGCTATTCAAGCTCCAAGAGTGTACAAGAATGTGAAGGGAATCAAGACGAATGTGCAAGCACTGAAGTATGCTCGAGCTAATCCTGCCATGAAAGCTTTGGCAAAgcgagctgctgctgcaggaagcaCATCCCAGGGGACAATCCGGGGCATCCAGAAAGTCAGAAAGGCCTTTGCAGGAACCACCCTTGCCATGTCCAAAGGAGCCAGGCTGCTGGGCGCTGCTTCAGCTGGGGTGTTTCTCCTCTTCGATGCCTATAGCATTGCTCAAGATGCTAAACATCTGACAGAGGGAGCTGAGGCAGAAACGGCCACTGAGATCAGAgccaaagcaagcaagctggaGGAGCAATTGTGGAACCTCAACAGGCTTTATGAGGAGCTGAAAGGCACCGTGTAA